The Helicobacteraceae bacterium sequence GTTTTGCGGCTTACTTTACCGATAACGATTTTGACGGCTACCTCGCGTTTTAACAGGCGCTTTTAACGACTTGATCGGCGCGAGAATGGCGAGCGTGCGATCAACGCGGATCGGCGTAAGACAATAAAACTACGCTCTCTTGGCGCGCCAAGGCGATCAGCCTTTTTTCTCGCTCGCGTATTCGATCGCTTTACCCCACATAAGTTTATATTTTCGCTTGACAAACTCCAGCTCCTCCTGCGCGAACGCAAGCTGCTTGGTTAGCGTTTCAATCGATTTGCGATCCTCGTCGTAAAGCTCTTGCATAGCCACTAAACCCTCTTTAAGAAACTGGTTTTCGTTTTTCAGCGCGCCTAGCGTTTCGTCTTTTGCCCCGATCACCTTTTCGTGCATAGACAAAATCGTCCCGACCGTCTTTTCCACAAAACTCATCGCGCTTGTATGCCCGTCGAAAACCAGTTCCGCCTCAAGTTTTTTTGGCAACATTAAACTAACGCCGCTGGCGCTTTCAACCATTCTTTTCCCGCTTTCAATCTTGCTCGCCAATT is a genomic window containing:
- a CDS encoding DUF3972 domain-containing protein, with the translated sequence MQTWLSVEEFAKLVGKDAAEIEALCDDNKLASKIESGKRMVESASGVSLMLPKKLEAELVFDGHTSAMSFVEKTVGTILSMHEKVIGAKDETLGALKNENQFLKEGLVAMQELYDEDRKSIETLTKQLAFAQEELEFVKRKYKLMWGKAIEYASEKKG